A window of Panicum virgatum strain AP13 chromosome 8K, P.virgatum_v5, whole genome shotgun sequence contains these coding sequences:
- the LOC120646341 gene encoding ergosterol biosynthetic protein 28-like, protein MAGACTKPIGGVPALGWWLIAAGTFRSAYTLSCFFGSAAMCSVIYSDMPMTDEHGRTVAVWTLLSCTLCFRCAFNIGSKPIYAATFLSFFYALGYLTIECLVYHTIHAARLSLVILIAGTSMIWMLLQWNSNGHETRPHEAAKQQ, encoded by the exons ATGGCTGGAGCATGCACGAAGCCCATCGGCGGCGTGCCGGCGCTGGGGTGGTGGCTCATCGCCGCCGGCACCTTCCGCTCCGCCTACACCTTGTCCTGCTTCTTCGGCTCCGCGGCGATGTGCTCGGTCATCTACTCCGACATGCCGA TGACCGATGAACATGGGCGAACGGTCGCGGTGTGGACTCTGCTATCGTGCACGCTGTGCTTCCGGTGCGCCTTCAACATCGGCAGCAAGCCGATCTACGCGGCCACCTTCCTGTCCTTCTTCTATGCCCTCGGCTACCTAACCATCGAGTGCCTGGTGTACCATACCATCCATGCAGCTAGACTCTCCCTAGTCATCCTCATCGCAG GGACATCCATGATTTGGATGCTTCTTCAGTGGAACTCTAATGGCCATGAAACCCGGCCCCATGAGGCTGCCAAGCAGCAATGA